The Microbulbifer sp. YPW1 genome contains a region encoding:
- the nudC gene encoding NAD(+) diphosphatase, whose amino-acid sequence MTDFSPAGCVLPHPEFQQHIVVSSGEVLCSAQGPIHASLPVQFPPAVKDKVASHYLGEWRGDSCGVHYLPIRLDFPGCEWRSLRSLLGVVEESVFFLVGRAMQIVNWDLDHQFCGRCGLRTVYHSRDRARVCDHCTLAVYPRISPCVIMLVTRGDECLLARHARHRQALHTALAGFIEPGENAEQALAREVLEEVGLETGRARYVGSQSWPFPGQLMIGFLVEAVGGTLVPDQEEISEARWFHRNEVPATIPPAETLSGQLIRTFIEQKG is encoded by the coding sequence ATGACAGATTTCAGTCCCGCCGGGTGTGTATTGCCGCACCCGGAATTTCAGCAGCACATCGTTGTGTCCAGTGGCGAAGTGCTTTGCTCGGCCCAGGGGCCCATTCACGCTTCCCTCCCCGTACAGTTTCCCCCTGCGGTTAAAGATAAAGTTGCCAGCCACTACCTGGGAGAGTGGCGGGGCGACAGCTGTGGCGTGCATTATCTGCCGATTCGCCTGGATTTTCCCGGCTGCGAGTGGCGCAGCCTACGCAGCCTGTTGGGCGTCGTCGAGGAGTCGGTGTTTTTCCTGGTTGGCCGCGCGATGCAGATTGTGAATTGGGATCTGGACCACCAGTTCTGTGGGCGCTGTGGTCTTCGCACCGTGTACCACTCGCGGGACCGCGCAAGGGTGTGCGATCACTGCACGCTGGCGGTGTACCCCCGTATCTCGCCCTGTGTCATCATGCTGGTGACGCGCGGAGACGAGTGTCTGCTGGCGCGACATGCCAGGCATCGCCAGGCACTGCACACTGCGCTGGCAGGCTTTATCGAGCCGGGTGAAAACGCGGAACAGGCACTCGCGCGCGAAGTGCTTGAAGAAGTCGGGCTTGAAACCGGACGTGCGCGTTATGTGGGCAGCCAGTCCTGGCCATTTCCCGGACAGCTGATGATCGGTTTCCTGGTAGAGGCCGTGGGCGGCACTCTGGTGCCTGATCAGGAGGAAATTTCCGAGGCGCGCTGGTTCCATCGCAATGAAGTCCCGGCAACCATTCCTCCGGCAGAAACCCTCTCGGGACAATTGATACGAACATTTATCGAACAAAAAGGGTGA
- a CDS encoding cation/multidrug efflux pump, which produces MYIAITFLIAFVALLLVFWGGKVLLKGSWLLGFLRGTVGLLLLAGALLIVLVALDVYSYRNLAEEHSVGTVSFERLGDQHFMVKFADDDGISKEFELYGDQWQLDARMLKWKGALARWGIEPAYRLDRLSGRYLTLQDERNKERSVYALDESGHVVDVWSTLRNMDNRLPIVDAVYGSATFLPMEDGAVYEVRISHTGLLARPLNQQARSALNEWQ; this is translated from the coding sequence ATGTATATCGCGATTACATTTCTGATCGCCTTTGTCGCTCTGTTACTGGTGTTTTGGGGCGGCAAGGTACTGCTTAAAGGCAGCTGGTTGTTGGGTTTTCTGCGAGGCACCGTCGGCCTGTTGCTATTGGCAGGGGCGTTACTGATCGTGCTGGTGGCGCTCGATGTCTACAGTTATCGCAACCTGGCGGAAGAGCACAGCGTCGGTACGGTTTCCTTCGAGCGCCTTGGCGATCAGCACTTCATGGTGAAATTTGCCGATGACGACGGTATTTCCAAGGAGTTTGAACTCTATGGAGACCAGTGGCAGCTGGATGCCAGGATGTTGAAGTGGAAAGGCGCTCTTGCGCGTTGGGGCATCGAGCCGGCTTATCGATTGGACCGCCTGAGCGGGCGCTATCTTACGTTGCAGGACGAGCGCAACAAGGAGCGCTCCGTATACGCCCTGGATGAAAGCGGCCATGTGGTCGACGTATGGAGCACTTTGCGCAATATGGATAACCGGCTGCCGATTGTGGACGCGGTCTATGGCAGTGCTACTTTCTTGCCTATGGAAGACGGTGCTGTATACGAGGTGCGGATCAGTCATACAGGGCTGCTTGCGCGCCCGCTAAATCAGCAGGCGCGTTCGGCGTTGAACGAGTGGCAGTAG
- the sohB gene encoding protease SohB: MEFLSEYGLFLAKVVTVVVALLVVIGIIVANRAHTKDRQPGHIAVTRLNDRFEEMKETLLEAVMDHADYNERRKQQEKDKKAEAKANAKKRKAELKAAAKARKEEAKKTGANESREVKAAEQAEADAEAGVSGEVSDATADEPVVATGAQADARKRLFVVHFDGDIKASALTNLREEITAILQIAEKGDEVVVCLESPGGMVANYGLAASQLARVRSAGVKLTIVVDKVAASGGYMMACVADRILAAPFAMLGSIGVVAQLPNFHRLLQRNDVDFELFTAGEYKRTVTMFGENTPEGKEKFQSDLEEIHTLFQHFVSEYRPQLDIGKVATGEVWFGQRALDLALIDEIKTSDEYLTARAENSDLFQVEYKERQNIAKKIGFAAQAGIEGALSRLLSRLAAWRHQAQ; the protein is encoded by the coding sequence GTGGAATTTTTGAGTGAGTACGGCCTGTTTCTGGCGAAGGTGGTCACTGTTGTGGTGGCACTGTTGGTGGTAATCGGAATCATCGTTGCCAATCGGGCACACACCAAGGATCGGCAGCCCGGTCATATTGCCGTAACCCGTTTGAATGACCGCTTTGAGGAAATGAAAGAAACCTTGCTCGAGGCGGTGATGGACCATGCCGATTACAACGAGCGCAGAAAGCAGCAGGAAAAAGACAAGAAAGCGGAAGCCAAGGCGAATGCGAAAAAGCGCAAAGCAGAACTGAAAGCGGCGGCCAAAGCGCGCAAGGAAGAAGCGAAAAAAACTGGCGCGAACGAGAGCCGCGAAGTGAAAGCGGCGGAGCAGGCCGAGGCAGATGCAGAGGCCGGTGTCAGCGGGGAGGTGAGCGATGCAACTGCAGATGAGCCCGTTGTGGCAACTGGAGCGCAGGCGGATGCACGCAAGCGTCTGTTTGTGGTGCATTTTGACGGGGATATCAAGGCCAGTGCCTTGACCAACCTGCGCGAAGAAATCACTGCAATTTTGCAGATCGCGGAAAAGGGCGATGAGGTGGTTGTGTGTCTGGAGAGCCCCGGGGGGATGGTCGCAAACTACGGCCTCGCGGCCAGCCAGCTGGCGCGGGTACGCAGTGCTGGCGTCAAACTGACCATCGTCGTAGACAAGGTGGCGGCCAGTGGCGGTTACATGATGGCCTGTGTGGCGGATCGTATTCTGGCAGCACCGTTTGCAATGCTCGGGTCGATCGGTGTTGTTGCACAGTTGCCGAACTTCCACCGCCTGCTGCAGAGAAATGACGTGGATTTCGAGCTGTTTACCGCCGGTGAATACAAGCGCACAGTGACCATGTTCGGGGAAAATACGCCGGAAGGAAAAGAGAAATTCCAGAGTGATCTGGAGGAAATCCATACGCTGTTTCAGCACTTTGTATCGGAGTATCGCCCGCAGCTGGATATCGGCAAAGTGGCTACCGGGGAAGTATGGTTCGGTCAGCGTGCCCTGGACCTCGCGCTTATCGATGAGATCAAGACATCGGATGAGTATCTCACCGCGCGCGCGGAGAACTCGGACCTGTTCCAGGTCGAGTACAAAGAGCGCCAGAATATCGCCAAGAAAATTGGTTTTGCTGCGCAGGCAGGGATAGAGGGGGCGCTGTCCCGTTTGTTATCCCGTCTCGCCGCCTGGCGTCATCAGGCACAGTGA
- a CDS encoding YhdH/YhfP family quinone oxidoreductase, with translation MAGNTFRAMLVEEVAAGKYDQVIVDRLVSQLPDYPVAIAVTHSSLNYKDALSAFGNRAVTREYPHTPGIDAAGTVISDESGTFAPGDRVLVTGYDLGMNTSGGLAERIATPVEWVARLPEGLTAREAMTLGTAGLTAGLCVEKLLEAGARPADGEVLVTGATGGVGSIAVALLAKLGFKVAAVTGKLESAEFLTSLGAWKVLDRETLAPFADKAIAKPLWAWAVDSVGGETLFNVIKCLKYGGGVAACGMASGAQFQANVFPFILRGISLLGVDSVELPLPKKTEVWEKLAGDWYIGEQLQKIAEDISLDQAPEFLARLHRGHGIGRYVVDMTR, from the coding sequence ATGGCTGGCAATACTTTTCGCGCGATGCTGGTAGAGGAGGTGGCTGCGGGGAAATACGATCAGGTAATCGTTGATCGTCTTGTATCCCAGCTGCCGGATTATCCGGTTGCTATCGCTGTCACCCATTCTTCATTGAATTACAAGGATGCGCTGTCGGCGTTTGGTAATCGTGCAGTTACCCGGGAATACCCGCATACCCCGGGTATTGATGCGGCGGGTACGGTGATCTCCGATGAAAGCGGTACCTTTGCCCCCGGCGACAGGGTGCTGGTAACCGGTTATGACCTGGGGATGAATACTTCCGGCGGCCTTGCCGAGCGGATTGCCACGCCAGTCGAATGGGTGGCGCGCCTGCCGGAAGGGCTCACCGCGCGCGAGGCCATGACCCTGGGGACTGCGGGACTGACCGCAGGACTGTGTGTCGAGAAGCTGCTTGAAGCCGGTGCCCGGCCTGCGGACGGCGAGGTACTGGTCACCGGCGCTACTGGCGGCGTGGGTTCCATCGCCGTGGCACTGTTGGCGAAGCTCGGCTTCAAGGTGGCTGCGGTGACCGGCAAGCTGGAGTCAGCGGAATTCCTCACCAGTCTGGGAGCCTGGAAAGTCCTCGACCGGGAAACCCTGGCACCGTTTGCGGACAAGGCCATTGCCAAGCCTCTGTGGGCATGGGCGGTGGATTCAGTGGGTGGGGAAACCCTGTTCAATGTCATCAAGTGCCTCAAGTACGGCGGCGGTGTTGCCGCGTGCGGTATGGCTTCGGGCGCGCAGTTTCAGGCCAATGTATTTCCCTTTATTCTCCGCGGTATCAGCCTTTTGGGTGTGGACAGTGTGGAGCTCCCCTTGCCAAAGAAGACCGAGGTATGGGAGAAGCTCGCGGGAGACTGGTATATCGGCGAGCAGCTGCAGAAGATTGCCGAGGACATCTCCCTGGATCAGGCGCCGGAATTTCTCGCGCGACTGCATCGGGGCCACGGCATAGGGCGTTACGTAGTGGATATGACCCGATAA
- a CDS encoding patatin-like phospholipase family protein: protein MNIPPPPQSHNAGALVLSGGGARAAYQVGVLKALAELTPDSEPHPFKIICGTSAGAVNALVLATHTGTFKEAVARLYDLWLGLTVDQIYRSNLSSLLGNIFTISRSFFNHGVARRKPLALLDNLPLRELVTEVVPFGNIQRNIDEGRLRAVSISAMSYNQGESVSFFQGSEDLKEWRRFRRCGERTELTVEHLMASAAIPTLFPSVKIGDEYFGDGAVRQLAPISPALHLGASRVFVVGVSDNRSPVHWGKRRTVAKHSPSLAQIGGQLFNAAFIDSLEGDLEHLDRVNLLLDSVDEKLLPELAPLRAVESAVIEPSQSLDRIAGRKVRYLPPALRWLFRSTGATTSGGGASAASYLLFEQPYLGELMELGYQDAMWEREKLRDFLRPRTQLVEAQQKSLFGIRVKPATEASNGNTPS from the coding sequence GTGAATATCCCGCCCCCTCCCCAATCTCACAACGCCGGCGCGCTCGTGCTTTCCGGCGGTGGCGCCCGTGCGGCTTACCAGGTGGGTGTGCTGAAAGCGCTGGCGGAGCTGACGCCGGATTCCGAGCCTCATCCATTCAAGATCATTTGTGGCACATCAGCCGGGGCCGTGAATGCGCTGGTGCTGGCCACGCATACCGGGACCTTCAAGGAGGCGGTGGCGCGTCTTTACGACCTGTGGCTGGGCCTTACCGTCGATCAGATCTATCGCAGCAACTTGAGCAGCCTGCTCGGGAATATCTTTACCATCTCGCGATCCTTTTTTAACCACGGTGTTGCGCGCCGCAAGCCTCTCGCGCTTCTGGATAATCTTCCACTGCGAGAGCTGGTTACGGAGGTGGTGCCGTTTGGCAATATCCAGCGCAATATCGATGAGGGGCGCCTGCGTGCGGTCAGCATCAGCGCTATGTCCTACAACCAGGGCGAGTCGGTCAGCTTTTTTCAGGGTAGTGAAGACCTGAAAGAGTGGCGGCGTTTCCGGCGATGCGGCGAGCGAACCGAGCTTACGGTGGAGCACCTGATGGCTTCGGCCGCGATTCCCACGCTGTTCCCTTCGGTTAAAATTGGCGACGAATATTTTGGCGATGGCGCCGTGCGACAGTTGGCGCCGATCAGCCCGGCATTGCACCTGGGCGCAAGCCGTGTGTTTGTGGTGGGTGTCTCGGACAACCGCTCCCCGGTACACTGGGGGAAGCGGCGCACGGTGGCAAAGCATTCCCCATCGCTGGCGCAAATTGGCGGTCAGCTGTTCAACGCAGCATTTATCGACAGCCTTGAAGGGGACCTCGAGCACCTCGACAGGGTGAATCTGCTACTGGACTCGGTGGACGAAAAACTCCTGCCGGAGCTGGCGCCTTTGCGCGCTGTGGAGTCGGCAGTGATTGAACCGAGCCAGAGTCTGGATCGAATTGCGGGACGCAAGGTGCGTTACCTGCCGCCGGCACTGCGCTGGCTGTTCCGCTCCACCGGTGCCACGACTTCTGGTGGCGGGGCTTCTGCGGCCAGCTATCTCCTGTTTGAACAGCCTTACTTGGGCGAACTGATGGAGTTGGGTTACCAGGATGCGATGTGGGAGCGGGAAAAATTGCGGGATTTTCTCCGTCCGCGGACCCAGCTGGTGGAAGCCCAACAAAAAAGTTTATTTGGAATCCGGGTCAAACCGGCAACGGAAGCAAGCAATGGCAATACTCCGTCCTGA
- a CDS encoding DUF4919 domain-containing protein, whose translation MAILRPETYFTLRGNIQRGLAIGLCAALAACSGTVTQDTDSDGALRQQNQSEYRQLLREAYQLSFTLDFDRLRKAYVQSPEYNPYGGMKLEGLPEAYSSVEQADFDNCLHNVDRVLKTNYMSLEAHMIGVVCSGQAGEFEREDQHRYMVEGLMTSIENSGDGKSQESAFLTISTSELRGFVRLKGLQVLDQSIVYDKQGIYDKMQVRDPESGEEYPLFFDVSQQFARGSGGE comes from the coding sequence ATGGCAATACTCCGTCCTGAAACGTATTTTACCCTCCGCGGAAACATCCAGCGCGGGCTGGCGATTGGTCTGTGCGCGGCGCTCGCTGCCTGTAGTGGCACTGTTACCCAGGATACCGACAGCGATGGGGCTCTGCGTCAGCAAAACCAGAGCGAATACCGGCAACTGCTACGAGAAGCTTATCAGCTGAGTTTTACCCTGGACTTTGACCGCCTGCGCAAGGCCTACGTGCAATCTCCAGAATATAATCCCTATGGCGGGATGAAGCTGGAAGGTTTACCGGAAGCCTACAGCTCGGTGGAGCAGGCGGATTTTGACAATTGCCTGCACAACGTCGACCGGGTACTGAAGACCAATTACATGAGCCTGGAAGCGCATATGATTGGGGTCGTGTGCAGTGGACAGGCGGGCGAGTTTGAACGCGAGGACCAACACCGCTATATGGTGGAGGGGTTGATGACCTCCATCGAAAACAGCGGCGACGGCAAATCCCAGGAGAGTGCTTTCCTTACCATCAGCACCTCTGAATTGCGGGGCTTCGTACGTTTGAAAGGCCTGCAGGTACTCGATCAGTCCATCGTGTATGACAAGCAGGGAATCTACGACAAAATGCAGGTGCGCGACCCCGAGTCTGGTGAAGAATATCCGCTGTTTTTTGATGTAAGCCAGCAGTTTGCCCGGGGCTCCGGGGGGGAGTAA
- a CDS encoding ATP-dependent helicase, translated as MSGDESHLTDEQKAIANHPGGHAKIIAVAGSGKTTALLHYIKNRLGAGIAPQDMLVLMYNRSAKEDFSQRLKALCGNRVPAVNTFHSIGYRLYQRMIARGHLAPVNLSPLPQSLVQLQIWKAIEACAPPDELEDIRARKQSETEAAEFFVDYTKTILTGDLSAFQQLKLGDEYLYFLKVFRHFEDWRREQKAVTYADLIYDPAILFSMRPEVAEEYGSCYQDILVDEYQDINAVQHYLLRVLYGKSGNVIAIGDPDQTIYEWRGSRPEFLLRLFDGDFPTSNTYQLSRTFRYGHSLSLAANHFIHNNRERADVFCLSGRPDAETQLHQVSTGNEGKWLVDHVRRCQKQGLPLGEIAILVRLWSLAAPLELALLANNIPYRSGNRNTVLSRRELRPLFWSLNIAAGRFAEQTAKRRAQGLYEWLTAPHIRIARAVLEPVCERLSQYSSGWGKQLLKLIPESLSQPQIKRLRQRAELLQQVEKWRGHGGELVRRQLGELDYLSGIGDDAFNRQQAEEKQQTILAFCQYLDQLHQPPRETLEHLQQLQQQHRSRDQSTSNDEDTGPAEAIQITTMHQAKGLEWDQVIIPALTVHNMPYQPQRDFSTPASTESERRLMYVAMTRAKKQLYLLTPAQEADKGKVTSSDSEQKPSLFLDEMHLSLSNLLGETLRTRPDNITTRVPITRLALRYLAACDYNPDINAPQAVQKKPQLGESIRHQKLGYGRVIKWEDERVEILFSDRKTRRFDWEKLSQFLM; from the coding sequence ATGTCAGGTGACGAGTCCCATCTCACGGATGAGCAAAAGGCCATCGCCAACCATCCCGGCGGTCATGCAAAAATCATTGCGGTAGCCGGGTCCGGCAAGACCACCGCCCTGCTCCACTACATCAAAAACCGGCTGGGAGCAGGCATTGCGCCGCAGGACATGCTGGTACTGATGTACAACCGGAGTGCCAAAGAGGACTTCAGCCAGCGCCTCAAGGCCCTGTGTGGAAACAGGGTCCCCGCGGTGAATACCTTTCACAGTATTGGCTACCGCCTGTATCAGCGCATGATTGCCCGCGGACACCTGGCCCCGGTCAACCTCAGCCCGCTGCCGCAATCACTGGTACAGCTGCAGATCTGGAAAGCGATTGAAGCCTGCGCGCCGCCCGATGAACTCGAAGATATCCGCGCGCGCAAGCAATCGGAGACTGAGGCCGCAGAGTTTTTTGTCGATTACACCAAAACCATTCTTACCGGTGACCTGAGCGCGTTTCAGCAACTCAAGCTGGGCGACGAATATCTGTATTTTCTGAAGGTATTCCGTCATTTCGAGGACTGGCGGCGCGAACAGAAAGCGGTGACCTACGCGGACCTCATTTACGACCCTGCGATACTGTTTAGCATGCGGCCAGAAGTTGCCGAAGAATACGGCAGCTGCTACCAGGATATCCTGGTGGATGAATACCAGGATATCAATGCGGTGCAGCACTACCTGCTGCGCGTCCTGTACGGAAAATCCGGTAACGTAATCGCCATCGGTGACCCGGATCAGACCATCTACGAGTGGCGCGGGTCGCGCCCGGAATTTCTGTTGCGCCTGTTCGATGGGGACTTCCCGACCTCCAACACCTATCAACTGAGCCGCACTTTTCGCTACGGGCACAGCCTGTCCCTGGCTGCCAACCACTTCATTCACAACAACCGCGAGCGCGCGGACGTGTTCTGTCTTTCCGGCAGACCCGATGCAGAGACCCAGCTGCATCAGGTAAGCACCGGCAATGAGGGCAAGTGGCTGGTGGATCATGTACGCCGCTGCCAGAAGCAGGGGCTTCCCCTCGGCGAAATCGCCATACTGGTCCGCCTCTGGTCACTGGCGGCCCCCCTGGAGCTGGCGCTGCTGGCAAACAACATTCCCTACCGCTCCGGTAACCGCAATACGGTACTCTCCCGCCGCGAATTGCGCCCGCTGTTCTGGAGCCTGAATATTGCCGCGGGCCGATTTGCCGAGCAGACTGCAAAGCGTCGCGCACAGGGCCTCTATGAGTGGCTCACCGCCCCGCATATTCGCATCGCCCGCGCGGTACTCGAGCCTGTGTGTGAACGACTCAGCCAGTACAGCAGCGGATGGGGCAAACAGTTACTTAAACTGATTCCCGAATCCCTCAGCCAGCCGCAAATCAAGCGCCTGCGCCAGCGCGCGGAACTGTTACAGCAGGTGGAAAAGTGGCGCGGCCATGGCGGTGAACTGGTGCGCCGCCAGCTGGGAGAGCTGGATTACCTGAGCGGTATTGGCGACGACGCATTCAATCGCCAGCAGGCCGAAGAAAAGCAACAGACCATCCTCGCGTTTTGCCAGTATCTGGATCAGCTGCACCAACCCCCGAGGGAAACCCTCGAACACCTGCAACAGCTGCAGCAACAACATCGCAGCCGGGATCAATCCACGAGTAACGACGAGGATACCGGGCCTGCTGAAGCCATCCAGATCACCACCATGCACCAGGCCAAGGGGCTGGAATGGGATCAGGTAATCATTCCGGCCCTGACCGTACACAACATGCCCTACCAACCGCAGCGCGACTTTTCCACGCCCGCCTCGACGGAGAGCGAACGCCGCCTGATGTACGTGGCAATGACCCGGGCGAAAAAGCAGTTGTACCTGCTGACCCCGGCACAGGAAGCCGATAAAGGCAAGGTAACGAGCAGTGATTCGGAACAGAAACCGTCGCTGTTTCTGGATGAAATGCACCTTTCACTCAGCAACCTGCTGGGCGAGACACTGCGAACCCGCCCGGACAATATCACCACCCGGGTGCCGATAACCCGGCTTGCCCTCAGGTACCTGGCTGCCTGCGATTACAATCCGGATATCAATGCACCGCAGGCAGTGCAGAAAAAACCGCAGCTGGGAGAAAGTATTCGCCACCAGAAGCTGGGCTATGGGCGGGTAATCAAATGGGAGGATGAGCGGGTGGAAATTCTGTTCAGCGACCGCAAAACACGCCGCTTTGATTGGGAAAAACTCAGCCAATTCCTGATGTGA
- a CDS encoding SulP family inorganic anion transporter: protein MRVKNFFPNWLTSYQRQWLPADLTAALVSGMLLVPQGLAYALLAGLPPHVGLYASLLPLIAYATFGSSSAMSVGPAAVLSLMTVSALSSLAAIGSPAYIAAAIMLTLLSGLFLFLMGLFKLGALSNLLSHPVISGFVSGAAALIIVGQLPAILGIEAEGDTASVKLFHVLENLPQAHLPTMAFGVATAAILIFSRLWLPMLLFRLGTPKQIARLAARLMPMLLVLCAIALVHWLKLGDKLAIVGEIPAGLPKLSLPDFRWAMIYQLLLPALIIALLGFVESHSIAQALAARRGERLNADGELLGLGAANITSALSGGLPVAGSFSRTAVNAEAGAKSPLAGVLSALLMIPILLYLTGLFSELPLTVLAAIIIVAAASLFDFKGFVHNWRYDRTDGIAMLCTFAGVLLFGVEVGIALGIGLSFATLIWRSSRPHIAVVGRMPGTEHFRNVVRYDVETQKNLLFLRIDESLFFSNISAVEDRLLSELKRHPDTRELVLILSSVSRIDGTALERLQQINKDLRNRDIRLHLSEVKGPVLDRLSRSKLLEHLTGRVFLSSYIAELALQREAEDPPAATDSV from the coding sequence ATGCGGGTTAAAAACTTCTTTCCCAACTGGCTGACAAGTTACCAGCGCCAGTGGCTGCCAGCAGACCTCACAGCAGCTCTGGTGTCCGGTATGTTACTGGTGCCTCAGGGGCTGGCCTATGCACTGCTCGCCGGCCTGCCGCCCCATGTGGGCCTTTACGCGAGTCTGCTCCCCCTGATTGCCTACGCTACCTTCGGCAGTAGCAGCGCCATGTCCGTGGGGCCTGCGGCCGTCCTTTCCCTGATGACCGTGTCGGCCCTGTCGTCACTGGCGGCCATCGGCAGCCCTGCCTATATCGCCGCTGCGATCATGCTCACCCTGCTCAGCGGCCTTTTCCTTTTCCTGATGGGGCTGTTCAAGCTGGGCGCACTTTCCAATCTGTTGAGCCACCCCGTCATCAGTGGTTTTGTCTCTGGTGCCGCCGCACTGATCATCGTCGGCCAGCTGCCCGCCATCCTCGGCATTGAGGCGGAGGGGGACACGGCTTCGGTGAAGCTGTTTCACGTGCTGGAGAACCTGCCACAGGCGCACTTACCTACCATGGCATTCGGTGTCGCCACGGCGGCCATATTGATTTTCAGTCGCCTGTGGCTGCCGATGCTGCTGTTCCGACTGGGCACACCGAAACAGATCGCACGCCTCGCCGCTCGGCTGATGCCCATGTTATTGGTGCTCTGTGCAATTGCTCTGGTGCACTGGCTCAAGCTCGGCGACAAGCTCGCCATCGTCGGTGAGATTCCCGCCGGGCTGCCGAAGTTGTCGCTACCGGATTTCCGCTGGGCCATGATCTACCAGCTATTGCTGCCAGCGCTGATTATTGCGCTGCTCGGGTTTGTGGAAAGCCACTCCATTGCCCAGGCGCTGGCAGCCCGGCGCGGTGAACGTCTCAATGCGGACGGCGAATTGCTGGGTTTGGGTGCAGCGAACATCACCAGCGCACTTTCCGGCGGCCTGCCCGTGGCCGGGAGTTTTTCCCGCACAGCGGTCAATGCCGAGGCCGGGGCCAAGTCACCACTGGCCGGGGTATTGTCGGCCCTGCTGATGATCCCGATCCTGCTGTATCTCACCGGACTGTTCAGTGAGCTGCCACTGACCGTACTCGCAGCCATCATCATCGTTGCCGCCGCCAGCCTGTTTGACTTTAAAGGCTTCGTGCACAACTGGCGTTACGACCGAACCGACGGTATCGCCATGCTGTGCACCTTTGCCGGCGTTCTGTTGTTTGGCGTGGAAGTGGGCATTGCACTGGGAATAGGGCTTTCCTTCGCTACCTTGATCTGGCGCAGCAGCCGCCCGCATATTGCTGTGGTTGGCCGTATGCCAGGCACCGAACACTTCCGCAATGTGGTGCGCTACGATGTGGAAACACAGAAGAACCTGCTGTTCCTGCGTATCGATGAAAGCCTGTTTTTCAGCAATATCAGCGCCGTGGAAGACCGCCTGCTGAGCGAGTTGAAACGCCATCCGGACACCCGCGAGCTGGTGTTGATCCTCTCTTCCGTGAGCCGCATTGACGGCACCGCTCTGGAGCGTCTGCAACAGATCAACAAGGACCTCAGAAACCGCGATATTCGCCTGCATCTGTCGGAAGTCAAAGGCCCGGTGCTGGATCGTCTGAGCCGCTCCAAGCTTCTCGAGCACCTCACCGGTCGAGTATTTCTGTCCTCTTACATCGCAGAACTGGCCTTGCAACGGGAGGCCGAAGATCCCCCCGCAGCCACCGATAGCGTATAA
- a CDS encoding DUF6691 family protein, translating into MNKVTLSAFVSGLIFSFGLLLSGMANPEKVLGFLDLFGAWDPSLALVMGGAIAVGLPAFTLAKKRQTAVLGGEINLPTKRELDKRLLLGSLVFGIGWGLAGFCPGPGIVATGAAEAGALVFTLAMVTGMLVFRGFENRNRAAS; encoded by the coding sequence ATGAATAAAGTCACTCTTTCCGCCTTTGTTTCCGGTTTGATTTTCAGCTTCGGCCTGCTGCTGTCCGGCATGGCCAACCCGGAAAAAGTCCTCGGTTTTCTCGACCTGTTCGGCGCCTGGGACCCATCCCTGGCCCTGGTCATGGGCGGCGCCATCGCCGTGGGGCTACCCGCTTTTACGCTGGCGAAAAAACGTCAGACTGCCGTTCTCGGAGGTGAAATCAACCTGCCTACCAAGCGCGAGCTCGACAAACGCCTGTTGCTTGGCAGCCTGGTTTTCGGCATTGGCTGGGGGCTCGCGGGCTTCTGTCCAGGCCCGGGCATTGTGGCAACCGGCGCCGCAGAAGCCGGTGCGCTGGTTTTCACTCTGGCGATGGTGACCGGCATGCTCGTATTCCGCGGGTTTGAAAATCGAAACCGGGCGGCCAGCTAA
- a CDS encoding YeeE/YedE family protein, with protein sequence MNIDWNAFTPLTALAGGLLIGLASAWLILMNGRIAGISGILGGLLNNERGQRGWQFAFILGLLAGPAIWGIFHALPAIEIRASYPVLIAAGLLVGIGTRYAAGCTSGHGVCGLSRLSPRSLAATMTFMFGGFATVYVVRHLLGA encoded by the coding sequence ATGAACATCGACTGGAACGCATTTACCCCCCTGACCGCCCTCGCCGGCGGCCTTCTGATCGGACTTGCCAGCGCATGGCTCATCCTGATGAACGGCCGCATCGCCGGAATCTCCGGCATCCTGGGCGGCCTGCTGAATAACGAACGCGGTCAGCGCGGCTGGCAATTCGCCTTCATCCTGGGGCTGCTGGCCGGGCCCGCCATCTGGGGAATATTCCACGCCCTCCCCGCGATCGAGATCCGCGCCAGCTATCCGGTACTGATCGCTGCCGGCCTGCTAGTGGGTATCGGTACGCGTTACGCTGCCGGCTGCACCAGCGGGCACGGTGTTTGCGGTCTTTCGCGCCTGTCGCCCCGGTCACTGGCCGCCACCATGACCTTTATGTTTGGTGGCTTCGCCACTGTGTATGTCGTCCGCCACCTGCTGGGAGCCTGA